The region TTGGGGCGAAGCCTATTTCGGTAAAAAACTCCGCGATTACGATCTCTCTGCCAATAACGGCGGCTGGCAATGGGCGGCCGGTTCGGGTACTGATGCCGCACCTTATTTTCGGGTCTTCAACCCAACGGCCCAGGCCCAGCGGTTCGATCCCAAAAGTGTTTATATCCGTCAGTGGGTGCCCGAAGTCGATAAACCAAGTTACCCCAAACCAATGGTCGACCATGCCATGGCCCGGCAACGCGCCATCGATACCTACCGGAAAGCTCTGGCCAAAGTGAAATAGGGCTGGCTGTGCGGTAAATACCCGCGCCAGCGAATGTTCGTATGCACAGCTTTTTGTACATTACACCTCTTTTTCCTGAACTATTCCGCTATTAATCTTTATGGGATTACGGCTACTCCTGTTTCTCTTCTTTTTTTTCCTGGGCTTTTGCTCATCTGCTGTAGCCCAGCAGCGACTTCGGCTGAGTATTGTTGTTCGGGACGGCATCACCCGAAAGCCAATTTCCGGCGCCAGCTTATTTATTGCTGAAACAAAACTGGGAGGACGGGCCGATAGTGCCGGGGTTATTTCAATTACCCATCCACCGGGAGTACTCACGGCCTACGTGTCGGCAGTGGGCTATTTTCGCGGTCGTGAAACGGTCGTCCTTGATTTTAACAAACGAGTCGAGTATTACCTGCAACCCCGCTCAACGGATCTGGATGAGGTTGATGTACGCGCCATTCGCAAGGACAAAAACATCAAGGATGTGCAGATGGGACAGATTCAACTCAGTATGCCCGAGTTGAAACGGATGCCGGTTGTCCTGGGCGAACCGGATATTCTGAAAGCACTGTCCCTACAGGCCGGTGTTACAACGGCGGGCGAAGGAGCGGGGGGCTTTAATGTCCGGGGCGGACGGGCCGATCAGAACCTGGTACTGGTTGATGGAGCCCCCCTGTTCAACACATCGCACCTGCTGGGCTTCTACACAAACATTAATCCCGATATGGTGCAGGACGTGAGTCTAAGCAAAGGGGCTTTTTCGGCGCAGTACGGCGGTCGGGTATCCTCGTTGCTCCTCATGAGTACCCGAAATGGCAATAAAGATGGCTGGCGGGTGTCGGGTGGGGTGAGCCCGGTGAGTGTGCGGGCGGTGGTGGACGGACCAATTACAAAAAAGCTGACTTTACTCGCTGGCGGGCGCATTGCCTTCCCGAACTACCTGCTACAGTTATTTCCAACGACAAGCGTCAAAAACAGCCGGGCTTTCTTCTACGATGGCAATCTTAAACTAACGTATACACCCGACGAACGCAATACCATTTCGCTCTCGGCCTATCGGAGTCAGGATAACTTTCGATTTCCGGGTGACACCCTGTACGGCTGGCAATCGAATGTGCTGACGGGCCGCTGGAGTTACTTGATTCGACCCAATATGCAGCTCAATCTGGCCGCTTTGTATAGCGGTTATTACCTCAACGTTGACGGCGTAACGCCTAATCTGGGTTTCCGCTTCACCTCGCATATCGAGCAGCGGGAAGGGAAAGCGGATGTCTTTTATACGATTGCAAAGAAGCATAAAGTTCAGGTCGGTGTCAACGGCATTCTGTACGGTATCCAGACGGGGGCAATTCAGCCAGCGGGCAATCTGTCCAGTATTAATCCCAAACAGGTGAACCCCGAACGGGGGCGTGAGCTGGGGGCTTACGTGAATACCGAGTGGGAGTTGATGCCCGCCGTGACTCTGATGGCTGGGCTTCGCTATTCGGCCTTTGCCATGCTGGGGCCCCAAACGGTTTACGGTTATGCGGAGAATGTGCCCGTCTCTCCGGAAACCGTAACCGACTCGGTGCTCTACCGTTCGGGTCAGGTGGCGCAGGCGTATGGCGGTTTTGAGCCCCGGCTGGCCCTGCGCGTGCAACTGGCTAAACATACGGCCATCAAAGCCAGTGCCGGTCGGACGCGCCAGTATCTGAACCTTATCTCCAATACAACCGCCATTACACCCCTCGATTTCTGGAAACTGAGCGACCGCTACCAGCGCCCTCAGATTGCCGACCAGGTATCGCTGGGGATATTTCAGAACTTTCTGGATAACGGGCTCGAGCTAAGTGTGGAAGGGTATTACAAACGGCTTCAGAATCAGATCGAATACCGATACGGAGCTGACCTCATCCTTAATCCGAAACTCGAAACAGCCCTGGTGCAGGCCGCCGGAAAAGCCTACGGAGTTGAACTGGGCCTGAGCAAAACCAGCGGACGACTGACCGGACAGCTTAACTATACGTACGCCCGCTCGCTGATTGCGGTGCAAACGGCGTTCGATGCCCTCCGCATCAATGGTGGTGCGTATTATCCTGCCTACATCGACCGGCCCCATACGGTCAATGTGCAGGCCCGCTGGTCGATGTCGCACAACTGGTCGTTTTCGAGCAATTTTGTTTATTATACCGGTGTACCGGCCACCTATCCCGACGGGCAGTATACGTATAACGGTGAGCCGGTACAGGACTATTCCCGCCGGAATGCTGACCGGATTCCCGATTACCACCGGCTGGACGTTGCCTTCTCCAAAGATACCCGCTTCAATAAAGCGCAAAAGCGGTACGGAATCTGGACGCTGGGTATCTACAACCTGTACGCGCACAAGAATCCGTACTCCATTTATTTTACCCGGTTTAACCAGCGCACCGAATCGTACCGGCTGTCGGTATTTGGTACGATGATCCCATCCATCGCTTACAACTTCTTCTTTTAGCCATGCGTCAGTTTATCAGTTCTCTACTTCTTCTGACTGTTCTGGCGGCCTGCATCGATCAGGTTCAGCTGCCTATCCGAACGGAGGCCCCACGTTTGGTTGTTGAAGGTCAGATTACCAACGAAGCCCCTCCCTATACCGTTCGTCTGGCGTATACCGGCAAGTACGGCGGTGAGGACGGGCAAAATGTCAACGATCAATATGTAAGCGGTGCTCAGGTTACTCTTGGTGATGATCAGGGTCGGTCCGCGAGATTTGCCCCAACAGGGCCGGGAGTTTACCAGATGACCGATGCCCGCTTTCGTGGGCAGGTTGGCCGAGCCTACAGCCTGACGGTGACACTGACCGACGGCAGACAGTACATAAGTAAAGCGGAACGGATGCCCGCTGTGCCGCAAATCGACAGTGTGTCGTCCAGACTGGTTAAAACCGGTAATCTCTCCATTCCCTACGCGTTTGCCTACGGAGCCAATACGAGTGACCCCGCTGGTGAGCAAAATTATTACCGCTGGACGGCCTATGGCTACACGAACCGGCTGTCGATTGGCGTACCCTGTAGCCTGGGTAGTCCTAACCTGTGCAACAACCGCTGCTGGAAGATGGTATCGACCAATGTCGTTAACGTATTCAGCGATGAGGCTATCAACGGCAATCCGCTGCGAAATCGGGTTGTCTTACAGATACCGATTTATACGGTAGCTCCCCAACTGGTTGAAGTGCAGCAGTATGCCATTACGCAGGCGAACTATCAGTTCTGGAAACTTTATCAGCAGCAGAATGCCCGCACCGGGAGCATCTTCGACCCCTTACCGGCGCCTGTTACGGGCAACCTGGTAAACACCGCCGACCCAACCGATCTGGCGAGAGGGTACTTTGCCGTGACATCGGTTACTCGCCGTCGGTTTCGGCAGCAGGAGTACCCGGCGGTTACTTTTTACCCGGCTTTAACGAGTTTTATCAGCAGTCAGATAATTCCCCCCGGCGATTGCCGGAACACCTACGGTTGGGATTCTGCCCTTGTGGAGCCCGATGGCTGGTGAGCGTTAAAGTTTCCATTGCACTACCCAGCCAGGTTTTACCACTTTGGGGCGCGGAATACCGGCTAAACCGGTTGCCGGGTTCAGCGCGATGAGTGTAAGCGGAATAGTCGTTTTGGTTTGTGCCGAGATGGCTTTGGTCGCCCGAAAGAAAAGATTGCCGTAGGTATCAATATCATCGATAATAGCGTAAAGCATATCGCCCGCCTTGAGCGTACTTTCGTCGATCTGGACCGTCTCGGTGAGTGCAAATGACCAGCTTTGGCCTACTTTCACCTGACCCGCCTGTACCAGACGCGCAGCTACATCGCCAACAACGGCAGAGGGGCTACTGGGCGTGTTTTTAAGTAGTTTGCTTAACAAACTGTCCATAACCACCACTTCATGTCGGCCCGTTGGTACCTGATCGTTTAGCAAAGCATCCGGACCCGACAACGACTCGACCGGAATCCCGCTCACTGCTGGTTCCTGGTCCTGAAGCCAGCCCATTCGCCGGGCCTGTTCGCGCTCCTGTTCGTAGGCGTTACCACCCGATGCCAGCATCAGGCCCACCGCGTCGATCCCATAGGAGGGATTCGTGAATAGCTGTTTCATGGCCAGAATACGGTAGAGATAATAGCCGGTTTCGGGATTCATGGCCATGGTATAATAATCGCGATGGCCCACTTTGGTGATTTTCCGTTGAACCATGCCCACGCCCCCATTGTAGGCTGCGGCCACAAGCGTCCATGACCCTAATTTGCGGTACAGGAAATTGATGTATTTGCAGGCGGCTTCGGTTGATTTGAGGAGGTTGGTGCGTTCATCATGGCCGGGGGCAATCGACAGCCCCATATCCTGTGCGGTATCGTCCATAAACTGCCAGTAGCCAACCGCTCCGGCCGAGGATACGGCGTTGGCCTGCCAGGCACTCTCGATCAGGGGCAGGTACTTAAAATCATCCGGGATACCGTACCGCTCAAGAATAGGCTCGATAACGGAGAAGAAAGGAGCCGAACGGGCCTTCAGGGCATTCAGGCGACGGGCATATCCCGAACTGCTCGCCATGGCAAAGGCCAGCTTGGCCGAAACGTTACCCTGTTCAGTTGGTACGACTTCACCGCAGAAGTGCAGACGTCCCGGTCCGCTTAACGAACGTTTATGAGCAGAAGAAAGATTGGGCCTGTTCTTTGCCGTACTCGCCTTTTTTTGCGCCGAGATAGGGATGTTCAGCAGTAAACCACTTAACATCAGTACGACCATGCGCATAGTGGATAGTGTCAAAACAAACGACCAGTTGTTGAACGCCTAAATAACGGTGCGCCACTGTCGTTTAGTTCGTCGGAGACAAGACTATGAGCTACCGGTTGTTTGAAAACCGGCAGGCTTTCCAGGGCGTTAAAGCGACTTCCAGGTTAATATCCAACCCGACTTTAGCCGACTAAGATCGGATAGGTTAATGCCGATTCGGCCAGTGGAGGCATCTACGGCCGATAAAGCAAGTGAATAGGTTTGTCGCTCGCTGGTTGAATAGAGTTTGTCGGAGCGAAGGTAAACCTTGTTGGTTTTGGGGTCGATGTCTTCAATAACAGCATACAAAATATCGCCTTCCTCAACGTCATGCCCACCCGCTATCCCATCGCGTGTGAGGTGGAACACCCATACCTGACCACGTTCTAAACCAGATGGCTCAGTCAGCTTTGCCTTGATACCACCCCGAAACACATCGGCGGCATTGGGTAGGGGAATGTCTATAGATCGCCCTTTTGTCGGGCTCAGCGGATCGCCGATGGGCGTATCGATTGCCTCCTGCGTTGCTTCATTCAGAACAAATTCGGGAATCAGTATTTCATCCTCAGCGGCTTCGTCGTCGGTTAGTGTGTTCAGCGGACTGGTTAAGTTGGCCAGCATCCACTCCGGGATAAGGTGCTGGTAGGAGCAATAGTTGGTAAATAGCTCTTTGAACGCCAGAATGCGATACAGGTATTTGCCCGTTTCGGCATTCAAGCGCAGGTAGTAGTAATCGCGCTGCTGCTGCCGGCGGATATTGCTCAGAAGAGCACCTATACCATTGTTGTAAGCGGCAGCGGCCAGTGTCCAGGAGCCTAGTCGATTATACAGGTACCGCAAATACCGGCAGGCGGCATGGGTCGATTTTATCAGATGCTTTCGTTCATCAACACCGCGTTCTACATTCAGGCCCAGTTCGCGGGCGGTAGCGGGCATAAATTGCCAATACCCTGCTGCTCCTTTGGGCGACACCGCAAACCCTTGTAGTGCGCTCTCAACGAGCGGTAGGTATTTAAAATCCATGGGAATACTGTGCAACAACAGGATAGGCTCAATGACCGGGAAGAAAACTGCGGCCCGCTGGCGTATGCGTAAAAAGGCCTGGTCTTCTGACGTGTTGCGCACCAATGCCGAGACCAGTCGACGCGCTACCAATTCTTCATGCACAGGTACCGACTCACCGCAGAAATAAACGGGGGGCAGCATTGTCCTGAGAACCGGGTCGAATGTCGGGGCAGCCAGGCTGGGTAAGCCAGCATCCGGGTTGGGCAAGGTATTGAGCGTATAGGGCGATGAAGCACTTGCCACGACCAGTACAGTCGCCAGTACAAGTGAAGCTAATAAGTTTATCAACGGTCAAGTACAAGTTTAGTAGATTCGAATCTTTGCCGATTAAATGATCACTTGTAACGTGATCCCTTTACGTATTATACTAATTGAAATGTTTTGGTAACAATCAATAACTATGCCAGGGGTAAGTTCAACGTCGATTGTCGAGCCACTTTTTTTGGTACTATTTTGTTGAGAACGGACTATGGTATTATCCATAAAAAAAGCCGCTTCGTAAAGCGGCTTTCATTCAATAAACGTAGTGCTGTCTACAACCAGTCCCAGAAATGTAAGGGACGAATGCCCTCACCTTTCTTCCTGTCCAGGAGACGTGGTCGGCGGAACCGGAGCACCATCAGCCCCATCATCAACTTTTTTATGGGTAAGTGCTTTCCCTGCTGTTCAAGATCGGTGTTTGGCAGACTCTTTGCCGCAACGGCCTGGGCAATAAACTGTTGTGCATCGGATGGAGCCTGCGTTAGCGCCGTATTAGGGCGCGGGCCCCAGGTGTTCATGAACTCCTCATCGACCAGTTCGATTGTTGGCGCGTCTTTTACTTTCTTCGGTAAGGCAAGTGGCTTATGCCAGCTCGGTAATGGCTTGACAAGTTCGGCGATGGTTGCTCCGCTAACCAGCAAAGCGTACTGGCGCGGGTTACTGAGCAGTTCTTTAAACGCCAGAATTCTGAACAGGTAATGGCTCGTTTCCCGATGCAGCCGGAGCCGGAAGTAGTTGGACTGGCCCTGCTGCTCCATTTTGTTTCGAACGTGGGTGATTCCTCCGTTATAAGCGGCTGCAACCAGCGTCCAGGAACCTAACTCCCGGTACAATTGGTGAAGATGCCGACAAACGGCAACCGTTGCTTTTTGCAGGTTGTATCGTTCATCCACCGTACTATTTACCGTTAATCCCAGTTCGCGGGCTGTTCCCGGCATGAGCTGCCAATAGCCCGATGCCCCTTTATAGGAGACACTGCTGTTGTCGAGCGCACTTTCCGCCAGAGGCATAAACCGGAAATCGCGGGGGATTTTATACTTACGAAGAATAGGGTCAATGATGGGGAAGAACGTAGACGCCCTCGACCGAAGGTCCATCAGAAAGTCCTGCTGGGCACCGTACAGACGAAGGGTTTGCAGCCACCGGCGCGATACGCGGGGTTCATCGACCGGAACCTCTTCCCCGCAAAAGTAGATTGGAAATACGCGCTTTGTCGAGTCTACGACAAGTAGTTCGGGGTTATTCAGACCACCTGATGACAACAGTGACCGGCTCGTGTCGGCCCCGAAGTTGGGGAGCGCAAGGGCCGACATACCGATGCCCGGTTTTATAGCGGCCATGAGCAGTGAAAAACTTACCTCTTTTATCAAAATGACATTAGTTGTTGTGGCACATACAGACACGAAAACCCGTACCTGAGTAGCGGGTCTGGTCTGATTTTCTATACGAACTTAACTGGTTTTCGGCTACTTGCCAAATAATCGTCTAAGAATTATCCAACGGCCTCACCGAAAACAGGATTTTATTTCTATAAAAGCCCGGCGACCAGCGTTAGTTTGCCGTAATCGTATCGACCTTCCAAATAGTCGAATACGGGCTTTAAACGGCCTTCTTCCATACCCACAACCCCAATTGCCTTCTCTATTTCGCGCCGTTCAAAAGGGTCGACGAGCGAGACTAAATCAATATCGTATCCGGCCTTCGCCAACTGAACCAAATGCCCCGCCACAGACCCCGTTGTGAGCTGTCGACGGGCAGCAATTTCTTCGATGGTGAGGCCGTCGTTATACAAATCGAGGGTAATGAGCTGGGTCGATCCTTTCGGCTTTTCACCAGCCTCCACCCGGCCGCGTACATGCCCGACAATTTCCTCCAGAAAGCGCTTGCCGAAGAGTTGCAGTTTCCGCTCGC is a window of Spirosoma linguale DSM 74 DNA encoding:
- a CDS encoding Lytic transglycosylase catalytic (PFAM: Lytic transglycosylase catalytic~KEGG: dal:Dalk_2510 lytic transglycosylase catalytic), coding for MAAIKPGIGMSALALPNFGADTSRSLLSSGGLNNPELLVVDSTKRVFPIYFCGEEVPVDEPRVSRRWLQTLRLYGAQQDFLMDLRSRASTFFPIIDPILRKYKIPRDFRFMPLAESALDNSSVSYKGASGYWQLMPGTARELGLTVNSTVDERYNLQKATVAVCRHLHQLYRELGSWTLVAAAYNGGITHVRNKMEQQGQSNYFRLRLHRETSHYLFRILAFKELLSNPRQYALLVSGATIAELVKPLPSWHKPLALPKKVKDAPTIELVDEEFMNTWGPRPNTALTQAPSDAQQFIAQAVAAKSLPNTDLEQQGKHLPIKKLMMGLMVLRFRRPRLLDRKKGEGIRPLHFWDWL
- a CDS encoding Lytic transglycosylase catalytic (PFAM: Lytic transglycosylase catalytic~KEGG: dal:Dalk_2510 lytic transglycosylase catalytic), yielding MLPPVYFCGESVPVHEELVARRLVSALVRNTSEDQAFLRIRQRAAVFFPVIEPILLLHSIPMDFKYLPLVESALQGFAVSPKGAAGYWQFMPATARELGLNVERGVDERKHLIKSTHAACRYLRYLYNRLGSWTLAAAAYNNGIGALLSNIRRQQQRDYYYLRLNAETGKYLYRILAFKELFTNYCSYQHLIPEWMLANLTSPLNTLTDDEAAEDEILIPEFVLNEATQEAIDTPIGDPLSPTKGRSIDIPLPNAADVFRGGIKAKLTEPSGLERGQVWVFHLTRDGIAGGHDVEEGDILYAVIEDIDPKTNKVYLRSDKLYSTSERQTYSLALSAVDASTGRIGINLSDLSRLKSGWILTWKSL
- a CDS encoding TonB-dependent receptor plug (PFAM: TonB-dependent receptor plug~KEGG: hypothetical protein), which codes for MGLRLLLFLFFFFLGFCSSAVAQQRLRLSIVVRDGITRKPISGASLFIAETKLGGRADSAGVISITHPPGVLTAYVSAVGYFRGRETVVLDFNKRVEYYLQPRSTDLDEVDVRAIRKDKNIKDVQMGQIQLSMPELKRMPVVLGEPDILKALSLQAGVTTAGEGAGGFNVRGGRADQNLVLVDGAPLFNTSHLLGFYTNINPDMVQDVSLSKGAFSAQYGGRVSSLLLMSTRNGNKDGWRVSGGVSPVSVRAVVDGPITKKLTLLAGGRIAFPNYLLQLFPTTSVKNSRAFFYDGNLKLTYTPDERNTISLSAYRSQDNFRFPGDTLYGWQSNVLTGRWSYLIRPNMQLNLAALYSGYYLNVDGVTPNLGFRFTSHIEQREGKADVFYTIAKKHKVQVGVNGILYGIQTGAIQPAGNLSSINPKQVNPERGRELGAYVNTEWELMPAVTLMAGLRYSAFAMLGPQTVYGYAENVPVSPETVTDSVLYRSGQVAQAYGGFEPRLALRVQLAKHTAIKASAGRTRQYLNLISNTTAITPLDFWKLSDRYQRPQIADQVSLGIFQNFLDNGLELSVEGYYKRLQNQIEYRYGADLILNPKLETALVQAAGKAYGVELGLSKTSGRLTGQLNYTYARSLIAVQTAFDALRINGGAYYPAYIDRPHTVNVQARWSMSHNWSFSSNFVYYTGVPATYPDGQYTYNGEPVQDYSRRNADRIPDYHRLDVAFSKDTRFNKAQKRYGIWTLGIYNLYAHKNPYSIYFTRFNQRTESYRLSVFGTMIPSIAYNFFF
- a CDS encoding Lytic transglycosylase catalytic (PFAM: Lytic transglycosylase catalytic~KEGG: dat:HRM2_18830 predicted membrane-bound peptidoglycan-binding family protein); translation: MRMVVLMLSGLLLNIPISAQKKASTAKNRPNLSSAHKRSLSGPGRLHFCGEVVPTEQGNVSAKLAFAMASSSGYARRLNALKARSAPFFSVIEPILERYGIPDDFKYLPLIESAWQANAVSSAGAVGYWQFMDDTAQDMGLSIAPGHDERTNLLKSTEAACKYINFLYRKLGSWTLVAAAYNGGVGMVQRKITKVGHRDYYTMAMNPETGYYLYRILAMKQLFTNPSYGIDAVGLMLASGGNAYEQEREQARRMGWLQDQEPAVSGIPVESLSGPDALLNDQVPTGRHEVVVMDSLLSKLLKNTPSSPSAVVGDVAARLVQAGQVKVGQSWSFALTETVQIDESTLKAGDMLYAIIDDIDTYGNLFFRATKAISAQTKTTIPLTLIALNPATGLAGIPRPKVVKPGWVVQWKL